Below is a genomic region from Pyxidicoccus trucidator.
TGCCATTGCCGGGATGCTTGATGCTGCAGACGAGATGAAGAAGTGGAAGAAGGATAAGGCTAATAAGGATTGTCGGGCGAAAGTCGAGGACTTGCTGAGGAATAGGAATGATCGGGGGCCCGGAAGGCATCACTACATTCCGGGGCTCGGAAAGCTTCCTCATCTGCTGGTTGATTTTCAGCGTATTGAACTGATTGCGCTGGCTGACTTGAGGGGGATGGAGTGTATCGCTACGTTGGCGAGCCCGTTTGCTGAGGCCATTGCGTCCAGGTATTTGAGATATATTGGCCGTTTAGGTACGCCAGATCTTGATGTCGCGTATGTGATGTCGAAGCTTTGACGGTAGGGATATGTCCAGGGCTGCCTTGCTGCATGCGGGGCGCGCACATGGCTAGGTCGATGGGTCCCGGTATCAGGGAAGTTGTGTGATGCCTGGAGGAACTCATGGACCCGTAGGGTGAGAGTCCCGAAGCGGCAACAGGTCGAAGCCGCATAGCACTACTGCGTTAGGGGTATGCGGGGGAGCGAGCGACTGAGGGCTGCGCGCCCTTGGCTACCATTGCGTTGTGCGCCCGGCGTCCTACTCATGAAGTAGGTATGGACTCCATTATGAATGCCGCTGCCGTGCAGCGGCTTGAGAGGTACTTCCAGAGAATCGGCGACGTGCTCGGCGAGGAGAGCCGGCGTGGCTCGTTCGCCCTCTATGCCATGGGCCTGCTGGGAGACGGGGAGCGCAAGAGCGTCGAGCCCATCGCCGCCCGCGCATGCCCGGACCCCGGACGGGTGGATGCCATGCACCAACGGCTGTTGCACTTCGCCGTGGACTCGAAGTGGAGCGACCGGGACGTGCGGCGGGCGGCGGCGCAATACGCGCTGGAGGCG
It encodes:
- a CDS encoding transposase, whose protein sequence is MNAAAVQRLERYFQRIGDVLGEESRRGSFALYAMGLLGDGERKSVEPIAARACPDPGRVDAMHQRLLHFAVDSKWSDRDVRRAAAQYALEAMTQREPVEAWIVDDTGFLKQGKHSVGVQRQYTGSAGKITNCQIGVSLSVATRTEHLPLDFELYLPEGWTNDAARRREARIPAEVPFK